In the genome of Candidatus Neomarinimicrobiota bacterium, one region contains:
- a CDS encoding RidA family protein, which yields MRTIIHTDLAPEAVGPYSQGVCVDNLIFTAGQIPLDPDTGLLVEGNFEEQVYRVLRNIAGILSAAGGSLGSVVKFTVYLTDLDSYATLNDVFERYFAADPPARSVVQVAALPLGASVEIEAVALREGA from the coding sequence ATGCGCACCATTATCCATACTGATCTCGCCCCCGAGGCCGTGGGTCCCTACAGCCAGGGCGTGTGCGTGGACAATCTTATCTTCACCGCCGGGCAGATCCCCCTGGACCCTGACACCGGCTTGCTGGTTGAAGGCAACTTTGAAGAGCAGGTCTACCGCGTCCTGCGCAACATTGCGGGCATCCTATCAGCTGCCGGCGGGTCCCTCGGCAGTGTGGTCAAGTTTACCGTTTACCTCACCGATTTGGATTCCTACGCCACGCTCAACGACGTATTTGAGCGCTACTTTGCCGCCGATCCCCCCGCCAGATCGGTGGTCCAGGTGGCGGCGCTGCCGTTGGGCGCCTCGGTGGAGATTGAAGCGGTGGCGCTCCGGGAGGGGGCTTGA